One window of the Eschrichtius robustus isolate mEscRob2 chromosome 13, mEscRob2.pri, whole genome shotgun sequence genome contains the following:
- the DCTN2 gene encoding dynactin subunit 2, with amino-acid sequence MADPKYADLPGIARNEPDVYETSDLPEDDQAEFDAEELTSTSVEHIIVNPNAAYDKFKDKRVGTKGLDFSDRIGKTKRTGYESGEYEMLGEGLGVKETPQQKYQRLLHEVQELTTEVEKIKTTVKESATEEKLTPVVLAKQLAALKQQLVASHLEKLLGPDAAINLTDPDGALAKRLLLQLEATKNSKGTGSGGKTTSGTPPDSSLVTYELHSRPEQDKFSQAAKVAELEKRLAELEAAVRCDQDAQNPLSAGLQGACLMETVELLQAKVSALDLAVLDQVEARLQSVLGKVNEIAKHKASVEDADAQSKVHQLYETIQRWSPLASTLPELVQRLVTIRQLHEQAVQFGQLLTHLDTTQQMIACSLKDSATLLTQVQTTMRENLSTVERNFANIDERMKKLGK; translated from the exons GAGGAGCTGACGAGTACAAGTGTGGAGCACATCATTGTCAATCCCAATGCTGCCTATGACAAGTTCAAAGACAAGAGAGTGGGAACAAAGGGACTTG ATTTCTCAGATCGAATTGGAAAAACCAAAAGAACGGGATATGAATCTGGAGAATATGAGAtg CTTGGAGAGGGTCTGGGAGTGAAGGAGACACCCCAGCAAAAGTACCAGAGACTGCTGCATGAGGTCCAAGAGCTGACGACTGAAGTTGAGAAAATCAAG ACAACAGTGAAGGAGTCAGCCACTGAGGAGAAGCTGACCCCCGTGGTGCTGGCTAAACAGCTGGCAGCCCTGAAGCAGCAGCTGGTTGCTTCCCATCTGGAGAAGCTGCTGGGACCAGATGCCGCAATCAACCTTACTGACCCTGATGGAGCTCTGGCTAA GCGCCTACTGCTGCAGCTGGAAGCAACAAAGAACAGCAAAGGGACTGGTTCAGGGGGAAAGACCACCAGTGGGACACCCCCAGATAGCAGCCTTGTCACTTATGAACTACATTCTCGGCCTGAGCAGGACAAGTTCTCTCAAGCTGCcaaa GTGGCAGAACTCGAGAAGCGCCTGGCAGAGCTGGAAGCAGCTGTACGCTGTGATCAGGATGCTCAG AATCCCCTTTCTGCAGGTCTGCAGGGAGCCTGCCTTATG GAGACTGTAGAGCTGTTGCAAGCAAAGGTGAGCGCCCTGGACCTTGCAGTTCTGGACCAAGTGGAGGCTCGTCTACAG AGTGTCCTGGGAAAAGTGAATGAGATTGCCAAGCATAAAGCTTCTGTAGAGGATGCAGATGCACAAAGCAAG GTGCACCAGCTGTATGAAACCATACAGCGCTGGAGCCCCCTCGCCTCCACCCTTCCTGAGCTGGTGCAGAGACTTGTCACCATCAGGCAGCTGCATGAACAAG CCGTGCAGTTTGGTCAGCTTCTGACACACTTGGATACCACACAGCAGATGATCGCTTGTTCCCTCAAGGACAGCGCCACCCTCTTGACCCAG GTGCAGACAACGATGCGTGAAAACCTATCCACAGTTGAGCGGAACTTTGCCAACATTGATGAACGGATGAAGAAACTGGGAAAGTGA